Genomic window (Erythrolamprus reginae isolate rEryReg1 chromosome 3, rEryReg1.hap1, whole genome shotgun sequence):
gCTTCTTAATTAAGCCATACATTCTTTCTGAGTCTACAGAATGTGGTGACTGTTTTACCAatacgtttattcagctcagtatctAGAGAGAGTTTGTCGGCGATGGTTGAGCCAAGGTACACAAAGTCATGGACGACCTCCAATTCTTGCGCAAAGACTGTAATATAGGGAGGTGAATCCAGGTCCTGACCCATGACTTGCATTTTTTCCAGGTGACTGTTAATCCAAAATCTTGGCAGGTTTTTGGCAGAAAAAGCAGAAACAACAGCATTGTCAGCGAAGAGGAAATCCCGTAtgcaacacacacacgcacaaataaataaataaaaatcaatctaTAATGGTAtgggcatataaatttatttcctatgcatatgtgtgtgtacatgtctATGTCTCTGTTAGTACTATGCACAAACAGtttggttggcaatatataaacaagctaacaatgaatgtttgtattaaagtactatagctttaagagataGTGTTGCAggctgccataagagggagccagaaaccaTGAtgttctctctgttctttctgttctTTTTGCTCATTCACtgagactgatgtagtaagctctgtgttagtttgatatactgtatttgtaagctgtaatgtatgctTGATACGTAAGACAATGACagccttgtaatattattattgtattgagagatattgactgatttgactgtgtatgacCAGACTTGTGTTATTTCTAAAAGCAAACACTATTTTACATACTTTAATGTATCTATTTTGTATgagtgaataattactcatatgtcctggatatctgctggaatcccagttTTTTTCTGTGCAACTCAAGGGTCATTCTGCGCACTCCTTAACAGTCTCTATGTAAAATTCCAATCTACCTAatgttgttttgtgtgtgtgtgtgttttaaaaatgagggagatgggtggttaaaaagtttaacaaattcatatttacatatatttacatatatatacactccctcagttttaagacttgtggatttcaaactcccagaattctgggaatacaagtccacaagtcttaaaaatggCCTAGTTTGGAGATATTCTCCCCATATAtgcaataaaaatcatttttatttatttatcaaaacatGTACGCGATAGCcaggtattggtatgaacataaacaaaagcgaagtaggtaaatttggacaagaggaccaaaataaattttaatattacaaaagaaatatgagataaaaTCTATTCCTCCTCATGTTTTTGGCCCGTCTGCGGCCGAAGCCTCTGAGAGGAGCCAAGAGGCGGGGCCGTCTGTCCCTCTACAGGTGAAGTAAAAAAGGCTCCGCCTCTTGGCTCTCATCCAGCGGCGCGCGGAATTCCCCCCCTCCAGATCCGCCCCCGCCCTCCCTCATAAACCGCTCAAACCCCTCCTCCCCCACCAGCCCCGCCCCCACCTTTTCGCAGTTTTccgggaaaagagagagaggaaaaaaatcccCGAGATCCAAGGCTGGATTGCGATCGTCCAATCAGCATCCACTCGGGCGCGATGACGTCACAAGCGGAATAACGTCACCGTCCGTTTCCGGGTTCGATAGTCAAGGCCCGTCCTCGTGTGTCGGAGCGTCGGCTCGTTTTTTTgccccttccttgttttctttttttcttttgccggCTCTTTGACGGTGATGGCGGTGCGGGCGAGCTTCGAGAACAACAACGAGATCGGCTGCTTTGCGAAGCTCACCAACGCCTACTGCCTGGTGGCCATTGGAGGCTCCGAGGGCTTCTACAGGTCGTTATAGAAGGCGCTCGACCCCTTTTGCTCTTCCTCCCCTCCGGATCCTTAGCCGGGGTTTGCTTTGATTTATCCGACAGACAATAGATTTAAAGAAGAATAAGTGGTTTTTCCTTTAAACTGAAATAGCGcggctgggctttttttttttaacccttgtGGGATCATTACTTTCAGCGTCTTTTGAGACAGGTTGGGTTGGAGtcccggggtaggcaaagttggctcttctatgacatgtggactacaactcccagaattcctgagttagtatgattagctcaggaattctgggagttgaagtccaaaagtcatagaagagccaactttgcctacccttgggttGGGCGAAACCAAAGCGACAAAAACGACCCAGTGACAGCCTGGGTGAGAGGAGATTTCAATGGGGGGATTCCCCAACCTCCCTCCAGTACTGAGGGCTAGATCAGGGATCAGCGCCAGGTGGAGGTCTGCTCTTTAACTTGGGTtgtaaaggtagtcctcaacttacatctGCAATTGAACCCTGAATTTATGTCATTAAATGAGaaaggttattaagtgagttttgccccgctTTACAACTTTTTCTTACTGCCTTTGTTACGTGAAGCACTGCAGTtgttatattaatatataatgttGGATCAATTACTACAGTTTCTAGGAAGATGGAGAAACATATCTAAGTGCCTACAGAGATTAAATAGGGAGGATGGGGTGGATGTTCTCATCCCTGCCTTGTGTATTTTCAAAATCTTACATTAATCTATTGGAAGAGGTGCTAATGGAAATAATGTGTTTTATATTAAACTGTTTAATcatctttatttaaatttattatggTTGTCCACTCTCATTTACTATCTGTTGCTGAGCTACAATAAattcaattttatgcatggtagtgGAATTGAGAGGTGATAAGTAAGCAGAATATTGTCTGTCCCTCCAAAAATGCTTGAATTTGTGATGTGGATGTATTTTGTTAGGGAAAAAACTCTGGCAGTATTTTAAACTGTTAAAGGTCAGAtgctgctaagtgaatcactgcagttgttatattAATAACAGGGtggttaagcgaatctggtttcctcgttgattttacttgtcagaaagtcacaggACACTCCAGGAcacttgcaactgtcataaatgtgagtcagttgtcaagcattgaattgaaatcacatgaccatggggacgcCACAATGGTcatgtgtgaaaaattgtcataaatccACTTTTCCAATACCGTTGTAgctttgaaccatcactaaatgaactgttgtaagtcgaggactacctgtactgaatAGATTAGATCACAAGATGTTAGTAAGACTACTTCTCTGCATATTGTTCCTTTATTAAACATTCTGAAAATGTAGTTTTTAAAGCATGTTTGAGTGGATCTTCCATGATCTTCCTTGCATATTTAAATCTTCTCCTCTTGTGTTTTAGTGTATTTGAAGGAGAGCTTTCTGAAACGATTCCTGTAATTCATGCTTCTATCGCTGGGTGTCGAATCATTGGTAGAATGTGTGTGGGtaagctggggtttttttcatatAAATTATTTTCGAGTTTCCCTTAAAATGCCGAATTCTCATCCCATTTTAGCCTTAATATATTGTGACAAGCAGTTTGACTATGTAGTTTGTAATAGTTCAGAAAAGGGACAGATGCTGCTATTGTACCCTTCATTTATAAAATGTCAATGTACTTTTCAGTTCAGCTCACGTTTATCCTGATAACTTTGAAATGAGATCATTAAAAGAACTTTAATGGTTTAATATTTTTGCTTACCATTAGAAATGATAAATTGAATCAAAACATTGACATTAATTGTATTCAACAATCTCTTTATGttgagggagggggggggttccattcatatatctatgGGCTCTCGTTGGATCAATTACTACAGTTTCTGGGATGATGGAGATTCTTATTTAAGTGCCTATTGGAAGAGGTGCTAACAGAAGCAATGTGTTTTATATAAAACCGATTAATTatctttatttacatttattatggTTGCCCACTCCCATTTACTATCTGTTGTTGAGCTATAATACTTttattaaattcaattttatGTGTGATAGTGGAATTGAGAGAGGTGATAGATGAGCAGAAtattgtcacacacacacacccaaaaaatatATGCTTGCATTTGTGATGTGaatgtattttgttaaaaaaaaactggCAGTACTTTAAACTGTTAAAGGTCAGATGCTGTTAAAGATCAATGATTAGATTCATCATGTCCTGAGTTATTATTTTATGACATAGAATGTTGGGGACAGGAATTGAAGGCAGGTTTTTCTCCCCCTATATTTTAGGTAACCGGCATGGTTTACTAGTCCCAAACAACACAACTGACCAGGAACTTCAGCATATCCGAAATTCCCTTCCTGACTCAGTGCGAATCCAGAGGGTGGAAGAACGTCTCTCTGCATTGGGCAACGTCACCGCATGCAACGACTACGTAGCACTTGCCCACCCAGACATCGacagagtaaatataaaaataaatcatagtatatacattgtatttgcAGTGACTAAATGGGAACAACAGTTTAATATTTTTGGTTGAGCATTTGCTATATGTCTTTGCTTGACGTattcagcaaccattcaaagttatgatgttgCTGAATGGACGATAATTGAGACTGGTCCTCAAGGTTTCAGTCATTGCAACACCCCCATGGTCATTGGAttgaaatttgggcacttggtgaATGTCCCACATTTACAATCTTTGCAGTGTCTCAAGGACACATTCTCCTTCCCTGTGCAAAACTGCCTTTGTTTCAACTTTCTTAGCTCACCTTTCTCCCGCGATCTCTGTTGTTTAACTGTCCTGCACTATGCAACCGATCCCTGTTGCCTCCCATTCCAACTGATCTCAGCTGTGTTCCTTCTGCTTGGACCCAGGTGTTGGGCCCAGGTCATGTGCAGTGAGCACAGCAGGGTGGCAGAACTTCATCTGCAGAAGAGAGCTTGCCTGGCCCAGTCAGGAGGAAGCAGCAGACAGAACCAGTAGGGTTCTGCAGAAGAGCTCCATTTGCCATAGCACAAGGAGCAATAACCTGCAGATTGTACAGAGTGCAGTGGGAAGGAATGGCAAGATGTGGCATGTTCTGTTGCCGGGCAAGGCAGCAGAGGCTACGCTTCCCCAGTGAAGGTAGTAGCTGCGTGTGGGTGCTGTTTGGGATAGCGACAGAGTTGGAGAAAGTAGAGGGACGGGCTTCTCGGAGGTGCTGTGCATGCTCTGAGGCTCCCATTGGTAGTGCTTCTGGGGAACTTCCTGCAGTAGGTTCTCTAGGTGGATGCTGGAGCCACTCGTATAAGAGTAAGTGTACATCCAGCTTAGGCAACTACTGGCACTTTGCAAATCCTTGCGAGAGGCAAGTTTGGCTGAGCAAGAGAAGACTTGTAGGTAAGCTCTTGTCAGCACTGGACTCCACTCCACCCTTTGCTGAAGCCCGCAATTCTTCTGCTCACTCAGCCTCACTTTTAAAGTGAATGCAGAGGACTAATGTAGTTGAAGTGTCCTACTACGGGGTGTGAAGGCAAATCCTGCACACacgcactttattattattatttattagatttgtatgccgcccctctctgtagactcagggcggctcacaacaatagcaagaacaacgtaagaacaaatctaataattaaaaaaacactaaaaaacccattattaaaagcaaacatacacacaaacataccatgtataaactgtataggcccgggagagatgtctcagttgccccatgcctgacggcagaggtgagtcttaagaactttacgaaaggcaaggagagtgggggcagttctaatctccggagggagctggttccagagggtcggggccgccacagagaaggctcttctcctgggtcccgccaaacaacattgtttagtcaacaggatccggagaaggccaactctgcgggacctaaccggtcgctgggattcttgcggcagaaggcggtcccggaggtattctggtctgatgctatgaagggctttataggtcataaccaacactttgaattgtgaccggaaattgatcggcaaccaatgcagattgcggagtgttggtgtagcgtgggcataccttgggaagcccatgattactctcgcacctgcattctgcacaatctgaagtttccgaacacttttcaaaggtagccccatgtagagagcattacagtagtcgaacctcgaggtgatgagggcatgagtgactgtgagcagtgagtcctggtccagatagggccgcaactggtgcaccaggcgaacctgggcaaacgcccccctcgccacagctgaaagatgtttcgcACTGTCTCCAAGAAGCCTATGTACTAACCATGCTGGTAAATAACTGCTGTAAGGTGTATGATACAGAGACTGAAAAACATGTAAGAACatgaataaaagaattggaaaatGGAAAGTGAGGAAAATTGAAATCTTTCTCTTACCTTTACTGACTTGACCTGTTGGTTACTTTCTCAGACATTGTGTGTGATCATGTTTCCTGATTATTTGACCTTTGAAGTATTATGTATCAGACATCGAGAGTATGCATTGAATACAAAATAGCTGAATGTAAATACATCTGCATACGTAAATACATGTGGATGAATCGTTTTATGAAAGGTGGCCTCTTTTTATGAAATTCTTTTTGCAGAAGTGATTATATTCTTTAGATTGGTGACCTTGCTCTTAATTCTCTTGAATACTTGAGCTGGAAGGGTGAGGCCTGAAGGTTGTATCCTTTGTTAGATTactgcagggctgtcaaactgacagaccatgggccagatgcatcacgtgTAGGCCACTCCCACACCAACTCCGCAAAGTCACATTACACAACTGAGTTTGAGACTCGTGGGTTACTGGAAAAAGCTGGAAAAGGCACAGACAAGTACAGGCATGACTAATCCTAATAATGGAATAGTTTTCATAAGCACTTTCCAAACTTTGGATTTAGTATTTGAGCTAGGGTGAAGATGGTTTGTTTAggagtgatgatttttttttggcaCATGTCCTAGAAATAAATAATAGACTAGAAAATGAAAGTTTGGGAGTTACTTAAATTTCATTTAAGGGCTTCCTAGATGTGCCTTTAATGTCAGATTCCCAATATCTCTATTGTGACATCCTGTCTTCAGATGGTTATAGCACTTGGCTGGTGCAAAGAACTGGATAAATGTCAGTCATTGGAATGAATGCAGTTTCAAAGATATCGAGCTTCAGTATGGTTTTCAGTTGATGGGACTTTAAAATACTTCATATTCTAGCAATGTAAAGATAACAAAATCTGTTTGAAATAGATTTTTACAAGATTTAGTTGACAGCTAATCCGTGCTGCCACTAAAGGCATTTCAGTTAGTTTTTATGATCACTTAAAATCAGACAAATGTGTTCTAAcaaccataattttaaatctCATTTCCCCCCTTACAGGAAACAGAAGAGATTTTAGCGGATGTATTAAAAGTCGAAGTATTCAGACAGACAATAGCAGATCAAGTACTTGTGGGAAGTTATTGCGCGTTCAGCAACCAGGGCGGATTGGTACACCCTAAGACCTCTATAGAAGATCAGGATGAGCTCTCCTCATTATTGCAAGTCCCCCTTGTGGTAAATGTTCTTTCTGTTCAAATCTTGGAATTTTCAGTTTCTTTAATCTATATTTTGAGCCAAATTATAGAATTTTAACATCTCGTGACTTGGGAATATACTCATCCACAGTTTCATCCATTTATATGTGCTGTAATTTAGCTGTAACTCATAGCTGAaggaacttcttggatgagaagcgaaaagtctttaaattaaaaaccagaaagtccagttgcatcttgaaaaagcacctttggggcagtcatgacttggatgactgagaatctccatagactgtaACTCAATGCGGGATATCTCTTTCTATAGTGTTTCTAATTGTTTCAATATTTTTCCTTCAACTTCCTTTTGGTTCAAATAGTGTTATGTGGTCCTCTCAGTATAAAGAAATGGACAGAAAAACAATTATTTCCCAATATGCATGACGTATTGAAGCCTCATCCCAAATTAACATAAAATTAGGAGCTGTGAAAATTTAGATGTCAGTGTGGAGGCATTGAGAAATACATCTGGTAAAGTTGTGTTACTTGCATTTAATAGCATATGTGATATCCAGCGGGAATTATGGTAATTGTGCTGAACCATGATTGATTGAATAAGCCAGAGTGGCTATGTTCATAACAGTGATCCAGAATGGATGGTTTGCAAAATAGAGAGAACTGTCAATGCAATGACTGTTGAACATCAGGAATATCGTGCATGCTTActaaagtttattattattattattattattattattattattattattattattattatttattagatttgtatgccgcccctctccgtagactcggggcggctcacaacaataacaagaacaatgtaaaaaacaaatgtaataatttaaaaaacactaaaaaccccattattaaaagcaaacacacacacaaacattccatgtataaactgtataggcccgggggagacagagatgggtcttaagaactttacgaaaggcaaggagggtgggggcaactctgatatctggggggagttggttccaaagggtcagggccgccacagagaaggctcttcccttgggtcccgccaaacgacattgtttagttgacgggacccggagaaggccaactctgtgggacctaactggttgctgggatttgtccTGGCCCTCTGATCTATATAGTTACAAATAAAGTTTATATTCATTCAGCCTTAAGCAAGAAGAGTTATTAAGATTCTAATTATGTTTCTTACCAGGCTGGAACTGTTAATCGTGGCAGTGAGGTGGTTGCAGCTGGAATGGTCGTGAATGACTGGTGTGCCTTCTGTGGTCTAGACACAACCAGCACAGAATTATCTGTTATCGAGAGCGTCTTcaaacttaatgaagcacagccAAGTACCATTGCTACCACTATGAGAGATTCTTTGATTGACAGGTAAGTCAGACATTGATCTACTTTCGAAAATTATTagcaattatttttgaaaaaattaaTGGCATTCTTCAGTGGTCTGATGTTTCGAACCTTGTGGAAATCCCAAGGGATTCAGCCCTCTCAGAAGATGTATAAGATTACTTTCTCATTAATAATACGTACATGGGGTTTCCCCTCTTCCACCTGCTTGTATCTGCTCCCAAGAAGAGGACATAGTGCTTAGTCAGTGGTAAAGGAGAAAAACCAATGGGGAAATTTGCATTGATATATGTCAAGACAACTGGATAGAAATAGTTCAGcgtcgttattattattactagtagTCCTAACTTAATAATCAAAATTGGGATCAACagttctattgctaagtgatatgattgttaagtgagacatcgcACGATTGCGACTTGTGGTTTTTACTgccagcttctccattgactgCCTGTCAAAAGCTGGCCGTGAAGTGCGCAAATGGCAAACACTAGATTGTGGAAAGCTATGCTAGTTATAAATAACTCTCTGGTTGCAAAGTGCTGAAATCCTAATTACTtagaccacagggatgctgtgaCACTTGGAAGTTCACCTTTTCCAGTgcacagtttatttattatttactatttatttattcaacttttatgccgcccttctccttagactcagggtggcttacaacatgttagcaatagcactttttaacagagccagcatattgcccccacaatccgggttctcattttacccacctcggaaggatagaaggctgagtcaaccttgagccggtgatgagatttgaaccgctgaccttcagatctacagtcagcttcagtggcctgcagtacagcactctacctgctgcgccaccccggttcttaCAGTTGCTAAGGAGGGCACCATCATCAAATCAGGATCACCAGTACTGCACTGATAACTACTGTTTGTGTGCACAGAATGGCGCTCTCCTAATTTTGAGACTGATGTTTTTATGTGCATCTTACTTAGTTTTAGTTTGGGGTACTGGTTTTCAGTTGGACTTTGTCTGATTTTATAGATCGAGCATGAATGTAAAACTGGAACCCTTCAAgtatattttttttgctaataatttcttttcttttttgtagctTGACATGATGTGCTTCCGGAACACTGCAGATGTAAAATGCcaaattgtgattttgactgcTCACTAAAGCAAATTCTTCCAGTCCAAGAAGGAGTTCACTACTACAATcatattttaaaactatattaTTCTAAATCCTCTTTCTTTTGGCAAGCCAGAtttgaacaagaaaaaaaaagcttgtTTTGTTAATGCGTTCTTTTGCTTTCATTAATTCATTAGGCAATGTTTAGAACCTAACACATCCATGCAATCACAATAAAGATAAGTATTTTTTCCCCGGTATTCACTAGAATACTGCCTGAAGAATACTGATTGTTTTCTGTTCAGAAGTGGCTGGCGTTTGTGTGGTTTTggtctggacattttcaagataaCTCACTTTGCCAGCAAGACCAGATCAATGTAGCATGTCGCCagtagtgggattcaaattttttaacaaccagttctgtgggcgtggctgggtgggcgtggccaactcaacattacTTACATGAGATGTGCCCCGCTTGCCTGGTTTCCCAAGCTCTTCtggtctttatcttctaatttgtCTACTACAACAGTGTCCAGCTGATTATGTAATGTTTGCCTGTCCTGAACCCGAGCTCCCACAGATTCTTAGCTCTATTATTCTCCACAATCTGCTGTGGAAACTCCttgatggctggctggagaattcagggagttgaagtccatacatttcTCAGCAGGGAGACACTGATCTACCCCTTGGGTTCTATCTAGTGTGATAAATCCCTCCTTCTATGGATCTGGTGCTTagtgcctgttcttgtgctgttaTGATCAGTGATCAGTGCtgccttttacacacacacatcactTCAGGAATAATTGTAAAAATGACGATTTCTCACTCATTACTAGttccgtgtttccctgaaaataagacctatcaTGCTTTTGAGTGCATGCACTAAAATAAGACCTAGTGAAGACCTAGGGTGCGGCCAGCACAGGAggcatcccttcccttccctggtcACCTCATGGCCACTCAACCCCTTCATTGCGGCCCGCGAATCAGCTGAGCCAGCAAGAGCTGTCTCTCATTTTGTCTCAGGGCGCCGGGAGGTGTTTCCTGCAAACACCTGGAAGCCCCACAATTGAGGGGCTACTCAGCTCCTTAATTGTGGCACGCAGATCAGCTGAGCCAGTGAGGGCCAGGCGCTACTCATTTTATGTCTCTGGGCGCCAAGAGGTGTTGCCAGCCCTAGCCCTGCCCGCAGTGCGTTCGGATTGCctgcttctcccccctcccttctgccTAGCGGCACCTACTGCTCTTGCCCTTGCGAGGGCTCTTGATTGGATCACTGCCTTTGAATAGTTCTGGTGCTGTCACAGCATGTTTTGGAAGGGAGAAGGCGCAGCTGCTGTTCATGCTCAGGTTTACACAGCGGCAGCAAGATActgcaggattttttaaaaaatgtcccaaAGCATGCCGGAATGGTGCTCTTCGGACCTTGGCCCTGGTGGGTGCTAGCTCTCATGCTGGCTGTGCGCTTGTGCAGGCTGCTGCTACAAGGCAGAAAGCTGTGTGTTGCGTTGGAATTGCctgctccctcccctcctctgccTGGCTGCACCTGCTACTGTTGGCCTTGTGAGGGctctgttgtggcccaccagtggCCAGCGGAGCTGTCAGCatattcggacagtgaggaggttggggagaaacatgggccagtcctggagtctggagagTCTCTGACAAGTGTTCTtcaggcagagatggggccagggcagttgcctttggagtcagacatcaATAAGACAAACACAGCTAGAGCCCGTTCCcagtgtgcgcatgcgcagagttgCCAGATGAAGGGAATAGTTGAGGGACAAGGGTTGACTTGGGAGTAAGGCGACAGGCGGACGATGAATGGCCCCTTCCATAGGGAATGAAAGACTTTGTTGGATGTTAATGAGAGAAATTCACAGTAATTTAATAAAAAGGTGGGCTTTGTCAGCTCAAGGCTTCTGCTTCGTGGTTTGGGAACAGGGAGGGCAGAACAGGCTCTTCACCCTCCTGGACATGCTGCTTTTGGTCATCCTGTTGCTCCTGCAGGCAGGAGCACCATGGTACCCTGGAGCGGAATGAAGGAGAGAGCAGGAGATTGCCCCTTCCTCCATCTGTCTGCTCCTGCCTGGTGTGGGGCAATTTTTGGAGAGCAAAGGAGGGACGATCTCCTCCATCTGTCTGCCCTACTGTCAGGCTGCCTGCTGAAATGGTAGCTCACCCAACCCAGTTCTGCCTCTCTGCCCCAC
Coding sequences:
- the EIF6 gene encoding eukaryotic translation initiation factor 6, whose amino-acid sequence is MAVRASFENNNEIGCFAKLTNAYCLVAIGGSEGFYSVFEGELSETIPVIHASIAGCRIIGRMCVGNRHGLLVPNNTTDQELQHIRNSLPDSVRIQRVEERLSALGNVTACNDYVALAHPDIDRETEEILADVLKVEVFRQTIADQVLVGSYCAFSNQGGLVHPKTSIEDQDELSSLLQVPLVAGTVNRGSEVVAAGMVVNDWCAFCGLDTTSTELSVIESVFKLNEAQPSTIATTMRDSLIDSLT